The DNA segment CATGAACCGCGCCGATCTGGTCTTCGCGATCTGCCATCTGCTCGGCATCCGCCCGGCCGGCGCGCAGAAAGCTGCCTGAAGCAATGACTTTGCCCGTCTCCCCGAAACGCTCCGCGTTCCTTGCTGCCGCGAAGGAGCGCATCCTCGTGCTCGACGGCGCCATGGGCACCATGATCCAGGCGCTGCAATACGATGAAGCCGCCTTCCGCGGCCCGCGATTCGCCGACTTTCATCGCGACGTCAGAGGCAACAACGACCTGTTGATCCTGACCCAGCCGAAGGCGATCGAGGATATCCACGCCGCCTATTTGCGCGCCGGCGCCGACATCGTCGCCACCAACACGTTTTCCTCGACCTCGATCGCACAGGCCGACTATGACATGTCGGACCTCGCCTACGAGCTCAATCTCGAGGGCGCCAGACTCGCGCGTGCCGCTGCGACGCGCGTGAGCAAGGAAGACGGCAAGCCGCGCTTTGTGGCGGGCGCCATCGGCCCGACCAACCGCACTGCCTCGATCTCGCCTGACGTTTCGAACCCCGGCTACCGCGCTGTCACTTTTGACGATCTGCGCAAGGCGTATGGCGAGCAGATCAAGGGACTGCTCGACGGCGGCGCCGATCTTCTGCTCGTTGAAACGATTTTCGACACGCTCAACGCCAAGGCCGCGCTGTACGCGATCGCCGAGATCAGCGAAGAGCGCGGCGTCGACGTGCCGGTCATGGTGTCCGGCACCATCACCGACAAATCCGGCCGGCTGCTGTCGGGCCAGTTGCCGGAAGCGTTCTGGAATTCGGTGCGGCACGCGAAACCAATCACGATCGGCTTCAACTGCGCGCTCGGCGCCGAAGATTTGCGCGCCCACATCGCGGACATCGGCCGCGTCGCCGACGCGCTGGTCTGCGCCTATCCCAATGCCGGCCTTCCGAACGAGTTTGGCCAGTACGACGAAAGCCCGGAATATATGGCGCGGCTGATCGGCGAGTTCGCCTCCGCCGGCCTCGTCAACGTGGTCGGCGGTTGCTGCGGCACCACGCCCGACCATATCGCGGCGATCGCGGCTGCGGTCCGTCCACACCGAGCGCGCGTCGTGCCCGAGATCGAGCCGCGATTGCGGCTGTCCGGCCTTGAGCCCTTCGCGCTGACGCCGACCATTCCCTTTGTCAATGTCGGCGAACGCACCAACGTCACCGGCTCGGCACGCTTCCGCAAGCTGATCACGGCCGGCGACTATGCGGCCGCCCTGCAAGTCGCGCGCGACCAGGTCGAAAACGGCGCGCAGATCATCGACGTCAACATGGACGAGGGCCTGCTCGATTCGGAAGCGGCGATGACCACCTTCCTGAATCTTGTTGCTGCCGAGCCCGACATTGCCCGCGTGCCGGTCATGATCGACTCCTCGAAATTCCACGTGATCGAGGCCGGCCTGAAATGCGTGCAGGGCAAGCCGGTCGTCAACTCGATCTCGATGAAGGAAGGCGAGGAGAAATTCATCTTTGAGGCCAATATCGCCAGGCGCCATGGCGCTGCGGTCGTGGTGATGGCCTTCGACGAAAAGGGCCAGGCGGATACCTTCGCGCGCAAGACCGAGATCTGTAAGCGCGCCTACGACATCCTCGTCAATCGGGTCGGCTTCCCGGCAGAGGACATTATTTTCGATCCGAATATTTTCGCGATCGCGACCGGCATCGAGGAACACAACAACTACGGCGTCGACTTCATCGAGGCGACGCGCTGGATCCGGCAACATCTCCCGCACGCGCATATCTCCGGCGGCGTATCCAATTTGTCGTTCTCGTTCCGCGGCAACGAGCCGGTGCGCGAGGCCATGCATTCGGTGTTCCTGTATCACGCGATTCATGCCGGCATGGACATGGGCATCGTCAATGCCGGACAGATGATCGTCTATGACGACATCGATCCCGAGCTGCGCCAGGTGTGCGAGGACGTCATCCTCAATCGCGATCCCGGCGCGGCCGAACGGCTGCTCGCTTTGGCTGAAAAATTCCGCGGCAAGGAGAAGAAGACCGAGGCGCAGGAGCTGGTCTGGCGCGAATGGCCGGTCGCCAAGCGATTGAGCCACGCGCTGGTGCACGGCATCACCGAATATATCGACACCGATACCGAGGAGGCCCGTGCATCCGTCACGCGGCCGCTCGACGTGATCGAGGGTCCGCTGATGGACGGCATGAACATCGTCGGCGATCTCTTCGGCGACGGAAAGATGTTCCTGCCGCAGGTGGTGAAGTCGGCGCGCGTGATGAAGCAGGCGGTCGCCTATCTGATGCCGTTCATGGAAGAGGAAAAGGCGCGCAACAAGGCCAACGGCACCGTCGATGACGGCCGCAATGCCGCCGGCAAGATCGTGCTCGCCACCGTCAAGGGCGACGTCCACGACATCGGCAAGAACATCGTCGGCATCGTGCTGCAATGTAACAATTTCGAGGTGATCGACCTCGGCGTGATGGTGCCGGCGGCGAAGATCATCGAGACCGCCAAGCGCGAAGACGCAGACATCATCGGCTTGTCCGGACTGATCACGCCATCGCTCGACGAAATGAGTTTCCTCGCCGGCGAAATGG comes from the Bradyrhizobium erythrophlei genome and includes:
- the metH gene encoding methionine synthase, translated to MTLPVSPKRSAFLAAAKERILVLDGAMGTMIQALQYDEAAFRGPRFADFHRDVRGNNDLLILTQPKAIEDIHAAYLRAGADIVATNTFSSTSIAQADYDMSDLAYELNLEGARLARAAATRVSKEDGKPRFVAGAIGPTNRTASISPDVSNPGYRAVTFDDLRKAYGEQIKGLLDGGADLLLVETIFDTLNAKAALYAIAEISEERGVDVPVMVSGTITDKSGRLLSGQLPEAFWNSVRHAKPITIGFNCALGAEDLRAHIADIGRVADALVCAYPNAGLPNEFGQYDESPEYMARLIGEFASAGLVNVVGGCCGTTPDHIAAIAAAVRPHRARVVPEIEPRLRLSGLEPFALTPTIPFVNVGERTNVTGSARFRKLITAGDYAAALQVARDQVENGAQIIDVNMDEGLLDSEAAMTTFLNLVAAEPDIARVPVMIDSSKFHVIEAGLKCVQGKPVVNSISMKEGEEKFIFEANIARRHGAAVVVMAFDEKGQADTFARKTEICKRAYDILVNRVGFPAEDIIFDPNIFAIATGIEEHNNYGVDFIEATRWIRQHLPHAHISGGVSNLSFSFRGNEPVREAMHSVFLYHAIHAGMDMGIVNAGQMIVYDDIDPELRQVCEDVILNRDPGAAERLLALAEKFRGKEKKTEAQELVWREWPVAKRLSHALVHGITEYIDTDTEEARASVTRPLDVIEGPLMDGMNIVGDLFGDGKMFLPQVVKSARVMKQAVAYLMPFMEEEKARNKANGTVDDGRNAAGKIVLATVKGDVHDIGKNIVGIVLQCNNFEVIDLGVMVPAAKIIETAKREDADIIGLSGLITPSLDEMSFLAGEMEREGLNIPLMIGGATTSRVHTAVKIDPNYRSGPVVHVNDASRAVGVASSLLSPDKRTAYAAEIREEYAKISAAHFRAQADKKRLKLAAARANAVPVDFAKTPPTKPTFFGIKTFREYDLAELAKYIDWTPFFQTWELTGRFPAILDDAKIGDVARSLYDDARKMLDRIIKEKWFTAQATIGFWPANAQGDDILVYADETRKTPIATLHTLRQQLEKREGRYNAALSDFIAPASSGVKDYVGGFVVTAGIGEDVVADRFKNANDDYSSILCKALADRLAEAFAERMHARVRREFWGYAPDENIPPEDLILEKYDGIRPAPGYPAQPDHTEKATLFQLLDAEATCGVKLTESYAMWPGSSVSGLYFSHPESFYFGVGKIERDQVEDYAARKGFSVEETERWLAPILNYIPGHDASVQDRSAKAPFPATPANDEAEGLSSHPPGCTCAVHLAWRKKKVGAG